A window from Bacteroidota bacterium encodes these proteins:
- a CDS encoding cytochrome c, with protein MKKFSVILLLVIIAACTKKAMPTIERRTEEPSAPMVEINLAAGEKLFTTRCARCHDLPKTSKYNNDRWQPILSSMLPRAGLSGVDAANVKAYIKANAAVQ; from the coding sequence ATGAAAAAATTTTCTGTTATTCTTCTGCTTGTTATTATTGCAGCTTGCACAAAAAAAGCAATGCCAACGATTGAACGCCGTACGGAAGAGCCTTCAGCACCGATGGTTGAAATAAATCTTGCAGCCGGCGAAAAATTATTTACAACCCGCTGTGCCCGTTGTCATGATTTACCTAAAACTTCTAAATATAATAATGACCGCTGGCAGCCTATCCTCAGCTCTATGCTTCCCCGGGCAGGATTATCGGGTGTTGATGCAGCTAACGTGAAAGCTTATATAAAAGCCAATGCTGCTGTTCAATAA
- the rplI gene encoding 50S ribosomal protein L9, translating to MEVILIKDVDTLGGANELVKVKNGYARNFLLPRQLAIEATPGNRKILEERMKQLAKKEAAMLAEINSVIAKLAEAPLKIGAKTGTSGKIFGSVTSLQISRAIRDQKGYDIDRRRISITDEVKEIGAYKAHIDFGNGKTADVEFEVVGE from the coding sequence ATGGAAGTAATCTTAATTAAAGACGTTGATACACTTGGTGGTGCCAATGAACTGGTGAAAGTAAAAAACGGGTATGCCCGGAATTTTTTACTGCCTCGTCAACTGGCTATCGAAGCTACACCCGGTAACCGCAAAATTCTTGAAGAAAGAATGAAGCAACTGGCGAAGAAAGAAGCTGCGATGCTTGCTGAGATCAACAGTGTTATCGCTAAACTGGCTGAAGCTCCTTTGAAAATTGGTGCTAAAACTGGAACAAGCGGTAAGATCTTTGGTAGCGTAACTTCATTGCAGATCAGCCGTGCTATCCGCGACCAGAAAGGTTATGATATTGATCGCCGCAGAATCTCTATCACTGATGAAGTGAAAGAGATCGGTGCTTACAAAGCTCATATCGATTTCGGTAATGGTAAAACTGCCGATGTAGAATTTGAAGTTGTAGGTGAGTAA
- the rpsR gene encoding 30S ribosomal protein S18 yields the protein MARNEIKYLTAIKDDKRVKKFCRFKKYGIRYIDYKDVEFLKKFLNEQGKLLPRRLTGNSLKYQRKVSQAVKKARQMALLPYVTDLLK from the coding sequence ATGGCAAGAAATGAAATTAAATACCTTACTGCTATTAAAGATGACAAACGTGTAAAGAAGTTTTGTCGCTTTAAAAAGTATGGCATCCGCTACATCGATTATAAAGATGTGGAGTTCCTGAAAAAGTTTCTGAACGAACAAGGTAAATTATTGCCACGTCGTCTTACAGGTAACAGTTTGAAATACCAGAGAAAGGTATCACAAGCTGTTAAGAAAGCAAGACAAATGGCATTGTTACCTTATGTAACAGATTTATTGAAATAG
- a CDS encoding GNAT family N-acetyltransferase, with protein MFITKDKYSITTDKTKLDIKTIHDFLSHSYWAENIPVETVQRSIEGSLCFGVFDGEKQVGFARLITDKATFAYLADVFILEPYRGRGLCKWMMEVIMTYSELHGMRRILLATRDAHDLYKQYGFSPVTDTDRWMQIHNPEIYKKLK; from the coding sequence ATGTTCATTACAAAAGATAAATATTCAATTACCACCGACAAGACAAAGCTTGATATTAAAACTATTCATGATTTTCTTTCTCATTCTTACTGGGCAGAGAATATCCCGGTGGAAACAGTACAGCGTTCTATTGAAGGCTCGCTTTGCTTTGGTGTGTTTGATGGAGAAAAGCAAGTTGGTTTTGCAAGATTGATAACTGATAAAGCCACTTTCGCCTATCTCGCCGATGTTTTCATTCTTGAACCGTATAGGGGCAGGGGATTGTGCAAATGGATGATGGAGGTAATTATGACTTATTCTGAGTTACATGGCATGAGGCGTATTTTATTGGCAACAAGAGATGCACATGATTTATATAAACAATACGGGTTTTCTCCTGTGACTGATACGGACCGATGGATGCAGATACACAACCCTGAGATCTATAAAAAATTGAAATAA
- a CDS encoding YegS/Rv2252/BmrU family lipid kinase, with protein MPATTDKNIAIVCNSIAGAGKAIILAEKIGNGLSQKQINYTLFKENWPEYFNSFTDVWIIGGDGTLNYFINHYPDIRLPLVIFNGGTGNDFHFMLYGDRSFDEQLGLALTATPKPIDIGKCNERYFINDVGIGFEAAVAKALKGKKKRLGKTSFLIMILKKILSYHSKNYTIQSAEQNLTGRKLLVDINNGRRAGGGFHVAPEAKADDGLFDVVIADALTPLQRLLNLPKIEKGKHLNLSFINYFKTKEIVVLSDSPIQYHLDGEYYDADSLKIEMLEGKLLFRY; from the coding sequence ATGCCTGCTACCACTGATAAAAACATAGCTATTGTTTGCAATTCAATTGCCGGAGCTGGTAAAGCCATTATTTTGGCCGAGAAAATTGGTAATGGACTTTCTCAAAAACAAATTAACTACACATTATTCAAAGAAAACTGGCCTGAATATTTTAATAGCTTCACTGATGTATGGATCATAGGTGGTGATGGTACATTGAATTATTTTATTAATCATTACCCAGATATAAGATTGCCACTGGTAATTTTTAATGGCGGTACGGGGAATGATTTTCACTTTATGTTGTATGGTGACAGATCATTTGATGAACAACTGGGGCTTGCATTAACTGCTACTCCTAAACCCATTGATATTGGTAAATGCAATGAACGGTATTTTATCAATGATGTTGGTATCGGGTTTGAGGCTGCGGTTGCTAAAGCATTAAAAGGAAAGAAAAAACGATTAGGGAAAACATCTTTTCTTATTATGATCCTGAAAAAAATTCTCAGCTATCATTCAAAAAACTACACTATACAATCTGCTGAACAAAATCTGACGGGAAGAAAATTATTGGTTGACATAAACAATGGCCGACGGGCCGGTGGAGGTTTTCATGTTGCACCCGAAGCTAAAGCAGATGATGGATTGTTTGATGTTGTGATCGCAGATGCATTAACTCCTTTGCAGCGGCTCCTTAATCTGCCAAAGATCGAAAAGGGGAAACACTTAAACCTGTCTTTCATCAATTATTTCAAGACCAAGGAAATTGTTGTTCTTTCCGATTCTCCCATTCAATATCATCTCGACGGAGAATATTACGATGCGGATAGTTTGAAGATTGAAATGTTAGAAGGTAAGTTGTTGTTTAGATATTAA
- the rpsF gene encoding 30S ribosomal protein S6: MNNYELMVIFTPVLSDDDFKAEQKKIANLVTANGGTVVAENPWGLKSLAFPIQKKTTGLYWVLEYIAPSDFNEKLKIQLLRDEAVLRHLCTSLDKYAVEYNAKKRSGVTSGTEKTVEA, encoded by the coding sequence ATGAACAATTACGAATTGATGGTGATTTTTACCCCAGTGCTCAGCGATGATGATTTCAAAGCAGAGCAAAAGAAGATCGCTAACCTGGTAACTGCTAATGGCGGTACTGTGGTTGCCGAAAATCCATGGGGACTGAAATCACTGGCGTTTCCAATTCAGAAAAAGACTACTGGTCTTTACTGGGTTTTGGAATACATAGCGCCATCCGACTTCAATGAGAAGCTGAAGATTCAGCTTCTTCGTGATGAAGCAGTGCTTCGTCACCTGTGCACCAGCCTCGATAAATACGCCGTCGAGTACAATGCGAAAAAGAGAAGTGGCGTAACATCTGGAACCGAAAAAACAGTGGAGGCTTAA
- a CDS encoding glycosyltransferase: protein MLTVIIPALNEEKTIANVVQFCFLFPRVSEVIVVDDKSSDNTVSIAKNAGAKVIISETRGKGISMKEGIQHSNNELIIFLDADIDPYSDGTITNLVQPLIDDEADFVKGAFARNAGRVTELVAKPLLNILFPGLAHFSQPLSGMIAGKKSYFNKIEFFNDYGVDIGILIDMYLMKARVKEVNIGYIENKSKPWEALGKMSKEVSRAIISKAQGEPTSGLTEEDVISLEAINREMNNVLKEELSGFHKMAIFDMDDTILEGRFIHECAKEFRFFPQLEDMRETENDPIILTKRIGLMLRGRTMDDLLNVVSNMKMISDIKTVVKELKQKNYIVGIISSSYTLITNYVKQNIGADFSLAYNLEFKEGRTTGEVNVPSYFFGSPESLCGHSVCKTNALQYACEKYNVLPKNCLVIGDSKEDRCMIAHAGKGVAFCTEDELLEKVAVRSIKEKSFESLLAMA from the coding sequence ATGCTAACTGTGATCATTCCGGCTTTAAATGAGGAAAAAACAATAGCCAATGTTGTGCAGTTTTGTTTTTTATTTCCCCGTGTTTCGGAAGTAATTGTTGTTGATGATAAATCAAGTGACAATACAGTTAGCATTGCAAAAAATGCAGGAGCTAAAGTGATCATAAGCGAAACAAGAGGAAAAGGAATTTCAATGAAAGAGGGAATTCAACATTCAAATAATGAACTGATAATTTTCCTGGACGCTGATATTGATCCATATTCCGACGGAACTATTACAAATCTTGTCCAGCCACTGATTGATGATGAAGCAGATTTTGTAAAAGGTGCATTTGCAAGAAATGCGGGTCGTGTAACCGAACTGGTTGCAAAACCATTGCTGAATATTTTATTTCCCGGTCTTGCTCATTTCTCACAACCACTTAGCGGTATGATTGCCGGAAAAAAATCCTATTTCAACAAGATAGAATTCTTTAATGATTATGGCGTTGATATTGGGATATTGATTGATATGTACCTGATGAAGGCAAGAGTAAAAGAAGTGAATATTGGTTATATCGAAAACAAAAGCAAACCCTGGGAAGCTTTAGGTAAAATGAGTAAGGAGGTTTCCCGAGCTATTATTAGTAAAGCTCAGGGTGAACCTACATCGGGTCTTACGGAAGAAGATGTTATTTCATTGGAGGCGATTAACCGGGAGATGAATAATGTATTGAAAGAAGAATTATCAGGTTTTCATAAAATGGCCATTTTCGATATGGATGATACAATTCTCGAAGGCCGCTTCATCCATGAATGCGCAAAAGAGTTTCGTTTTTTTCCGCAGCTTGAAGATATGAGAGAAACAGAAAATGATCCCATCATCCTTACAAAAAGGATAGGGTTAATGTTGCGGGGCCGGACAATGGATGATTTGCTGAATGTAGTTAGCAATATGAAAATGATCAGTGATATAAAAACCGTAGTGAAAGAACTTAAACAGAAAAACTATATCGTGGGGATTATTAGCAGCAGTTATACCCTGATAACGAATTATGTAAAACAAAATATAGGGGCCGACTTCTCTCTGGCTTACAATTTGGAGTTTAAAGAGGGACGTACAACCGGTGAAGTGAATGTCCCGTCATATTTTTTTGGCTCACCGGAAAGTCTGTGCGGTCACTCGGTATGTAAAACAAATGCGCTGCAATATGCTTGTGAAAAATATAATGTGCTACCAAAGAATTGCCTGGTCATAGGCGATAGCAAAGAAGACCGTTGCATGATAGCTCATGCGGGAAAAGGAGTTGCTTTTTGTACGGAAGATGAATTACTGGAAAAAGTCGCTGTTCGATCCATCAAAGAAAAAAGTTTTGAGTCATTGCTTGCAATGGCCTGA
- a CDS encoding M48 family metallopeptidase — translation MDGYNAIYIAQGHESQNATVIFLKDKLSIGLMDEHGKPKVVYWFYDKIVRNDFRQYGKLIVRHEGFPPQSLEVEHREFADKLNDHFKKSDRSFLRKAFTPGTITMIRFAFIFFGFLAAVYFFLVPWLAVRLANKVPVSFEEKMGNGMFDALKTGMTIDESKTAIINEFFIELHIPTKYNIQVTVVKDDVANAFAMPGGNIVVYEKLLNSMNSYEELAALLSHEFTHVNNKHTTKSLFRQLGSTVFLSVILGDVGAISSVIVNNADRLKGLSYGRSLEKEADLNGLQLLSERKIDCNGFIGLFTLLQKEVDAAGVTEPAEWISSHPDLQKRIEYVKSNESFNIRGAEKNETLQTLFLKLKTAE, via the coding sequence ATGGACGGATACAACGCAATCTATATTGCACAGGGACATGAATCACAAAATGCGACTGTAATTTTTCTGAAAGATAAACTCAGTATTGGCCTGATGGATGAACACGGCAAACCCAAAGTCGTTTATTGGTTTTATGATAAAATAGTCAGGAATGACTTTCGTCAATATGGAAAACTAATAGTGAGGCATGAAGGATTTCCGCCACAAAGCCTGGAAGTAGAACATCGTGAATTTGCAGACAAACTCAATGATCATTTTAAAAAATCGGACCGTTCATTTTTGCGTAAAGCGTTTACACCCGGCACTATTACAATGATTCGCTTTGCTTTTATTTTTTTTGGATTTCTTGCTGCTGTTTATTTCTTTTTGGTTCCCTGGCTCGCTGTACGTTTAGCCAACAAAGTCCCTGTTTCATTTGAGGAAAAAATGGGTAATGGGATGTTTGATGCACTGAAAACAGGAATGACGATCGATGAATCAAAGACGGCGATCATCAATGAGTTTTTTATAGAGTTACATATTCCGACGAAATATAATATTCAGGTAACTGTAGTAAAAGATGATGTGGCTAATGCATTTGCCATGCCCGGTGGCAATATTGTCGTGTATGAGAAGCTCCTGAATAGCATGAACAGTTATGAAGAACTGGCAGCACTCCTCAGTCATGAGTTTACGCATGTCAACAACAAGCATACAACTAAATCTTTATTCCGGCAATTGGGTTCTACTGTTTTTCTCTCCGTTATATTAGGCGATGTCGGGGCTATAAGCAGTGTTATTGTCAACAATGCTGACCGCCTAAAAGGGTTATCCTATGGCCGCAGCCTGGAAAAAGAAGCTGATCTGAATGGATTACAATTATTAAGTGAAAGAAAAATTGATTGCAATGGATTTATCGGGCTGTTTACGTTGCTGCAAAAAGAAGTGGATGCAGCGGGTGTTACAGAACCTGCTGAATGGATAAGCAGCCACCCTGATCTTCAAAAGCGGATTGAATATGTAAAGTCAAATGAATCTTTCAACATAAGAGGTGCAGAGAAAAATGAAACATTACAGACATTGTTTCTGAAATTGAAAACTGCTGAATAA
- a CDS encoding universal stress protein: MATRFFNILVPVDFTGKSKWAIAKAIELANNLECNIHLVNVVHRNIFPGVPVDASSMTPYDSHNARLNSYDRLKELASFYSSQLCCKGKIEISVLEGQPGKELSEYITRYNMDMVVIGLPKFNLLQRIISSVSISRLARKTNVPVLAVRSGGLIYHFKKIILPLHDEVPVRQIKLATALARTFKSTIYMITLRKEENMPEKIINEALEMVQSISTIPVQGIILEGKNLAKTTLDFAKRINGDLIMINPLKEFDLPGWWNKITKKPLSYGSRFPVITMNQKVQEP; encoded by the coding sequence ATGGCAACCCGATTTTTTAACATCCTTGTTCCGGTTGATTTTACCGGAAAAAGCAAATGGGCAATTGCGAAAGCAATTGAACTGGCCAATAATCTAGAATGCAATATTCATTTAGTGAATGTTGTACACCGCAATATTTTTCCAGGCGTACCTGTTGACGCCAGTTCAATGACACCTTATGATTCCCATAATGCACGACTCAACAGTTATGACAGGCTGAAAGAGCTAGCTTCTTTTTACAGTTCGCAACTTTGTTGTAAGGGTAAAATAGAAATCAGTGTACTCGAAGGACAACCGGGAAAAGAATTATCAGAATATATCACCCGTTATAATATGGATATGGTAGTAATCGGTTTACCAAAATTCAATTTGCTGCAACGAATAATCTCTTCTGTTTCTATCAGTAGGCTGGCTAGAAAAACAAATGTACCTGTACTGGCCGTTCGCTCAGGCGGTTTGATCTATCATTTCAAAAAAATCATTTTGCCCTTGCATGATGAAGTGCCTGTACGACAGATCAAACTGGCTACGGCATTGGCCCGTACGTTCAAATCAACGATCTACATGATCACACTTCGTAAGGAAGAAAATATGCCGGAAAAAATAATTAATGAGGCTTTGGAAATGGTGCAAAGCATTTCAACGATCCCTGTCCAGGGCATTATACTCGAAGGAAAAAACCTGGCAAAGACAACACTGGATTTTGCCAAACGCATTAATGGTGATCTTATCATGATCAATCCACTAAAAGAATTTGATTTACCGGGTTGGTGGAACAAGATCACTAAAAAACCACTTTCATATGGCTCCCGGTTTCCTGTGATAACGATGAATCAAAAAGTGCAGGAGCCATAA
- a CDS encoding RNA-binding protein, giving the protein MNIYAGNLSWNLKDQDLSNLFAQYGEVSSAKIVNDKFSGRSKGFGFVEMPNDAEANAAIAALNGTEVDGRAIVVNESRPKPEGERSSGGGGGFKKRSFGGGGSGGGGGFKKGGFNRDRGGDRGGYRDSY; this is encoded by the coding sequence ATGAACATTTACGCAGGTAACCTGAGCTGGAATTTAAAAGACCAGGACCTTTCGAATCTTTTCGCCCAGTACGGCGAAGTTTCTTCAGCTAAAATTGTAAACGACAAATTCAGTGGCCGCAGCAAGGGCTTCGGTTTTGTTGAAATGCCTAACGACGCAGAAGCTAATGCAGCTATTGCAGCCCTCAACGGAACTGAAGTTGATGGTCGTGCAATCGTTGTAAACGAAAGCCGTCCGAAACCGGAAGGCGAAAGAAGCAGCGGCGGTGGCGGCGGTTTCAAAAAACGCAGCTTCGGCGGTGGTGGCAGTGGTGGCGGTGGCGGCTTTAAAAAAGGCGGCTTTAACCGTGATCGTGGTGGCGACCGTGGTGGATATCGCGACAGCTATTAA
- a CDS encoding peptidylprolyl isomerase, with product MKKWILTLATCITVISLQAQKDSTVTKKDRKKDVLMKTTMGDMVIRLSDSTPLHRDNFLKLVKVHFYDSLLFHRVIQNFMIQGGDPTSKTAEAGKGLGGGGLNYTVPAEFRSSLFHKKGVLAAARTGDSRNPTKASSSCQFYIVQGKVFTDAGLDSLETFRLNGRKLPAVQREAYKTIGGTPHLDQGYTVYGEVVKGLDVVDKIAAVPTSKGADLDRPLENVRILKTKLIKRKKIKS from the coding sequence ATGAAGAAATGGATTTTAACATTAGCCACCTGTATTACTGTTATTAGTTTGCAGGCACAAAAAGATTCCACGGTTACAAAAAAAGACAGGAAGAAAGATGTACTGATGAAAACTACAATGGGTGATATGGTCATTCGTTTATCAGATTCTACTCCATTGCATCGAGATAATTTTTTGAAATTGGTTAAAGTGCATTTTTATGACAGCCTTTTATTTCACCGGGTCATTCAGAATTTTATGATACAAGGCGGCGACCCCACCAGCAAGACTGCTGAAGCTGGTAAAGGTTTGGGCGGTGGCGGATTGAATTATACAGTACCTGCTGAGTTTCGTTCATCATTGTTTCATAAAAAGGGAGTGCTTGCAGCAGCAAGAACGGGTGATAGTAGAAATCCAACAAAAGCCAGCAGCAGTTGCCAGTTTTATATTGTACAGGGAAAAGTTTTTACAGATGCAGGATTAGATTCTTTGGAAACTTTCCGTTTGAATGGCAGAAAACTTCCTGCCGTACAACGCGAAGCATACAAAACAATCGGTGGCACACCCCATCTCGACCAGGGTTATACTGTATATGGAGAAGTAGTAAAAGGTTTAGATGTGGTTGACAAAATAGCCGCCGTACCGACAAGCAAGGGTGCTGATCTTGACAGGCCGCTTGAAAATGTAAGGATACTTAAAACCAAATTGATCAAACGAAAGAAAATAAAATCCTGA
- the serS gene encoding serine--tRNA ligase gives MLQLQVLRLNAEKVKERLAVKNFYDLSLVDKIVELDEQCRKQKTEAEKLQAAMNAASKEIGMLMGKGEKEKAEEKKAEVAKDKALIQQSNEKLAELEKILNDTLILLPNLPSDRVPAGKIPADNITVKENGAKPKLTADATPHWELIRKYDIVDFEAGVKITGSGFPLYKGKGAKLQRALVQYFLDFNTAAGYTEYLPPLMVNEATAYGTGQLPDKEGQMYYMPADNFYMIPTSEVPVTNIYRDEIVKENDLPIKMTAFSPCFRREAGSFGADVRGLNRVHQFDKVEIVQLVHPDKSYDIHTEMVNHVEKLLQSLELPYRILALCGGDMSFASALTYDFEVYSSAQQKWLEVSSVSNFETFQSNRMKIRFKDASNKMQLVHTLNGSSLALPRIVAALLENNQTAEGIKLPEVLHKYFGGSTIS, from the coding sequence ATGTTGCAGTTACAGGTATTGAGACTAAATGCTGAGAAAGTAAAAGAGAGATTGGCAGTTAAAAATTTCTATGATTTATCGCTGGTAGATAAAATTGTGGAGCTGGATGAACAATGCCGCAAGCAAAAAACCGAAGCAGAAAAATTGCAGGCAGCTATGAATGCAGCCAGCAAAGAGATCGGTATGCTGATGGGTAAAGGCGAGAAAGAAAAAGCAGAAGAAAAGAAAGCCGAAGTGGCAAAAGACAAAGCCCTGATACAGCAGTCAAATGAAAAATTAGCCGAGCTTGAAAAAATATTGAATGATACATTGATTTTATTACCCAATCTTCCTTCTGATAGAGTGCCGGCGGGAAAAATACCAGCAGATAATATTACAGTAAAAGAAAATGGAGCAAAACCAAAACTGACTGCTGATGCTACACCCCATTGGGAACTTATCAGGAAATATGATATTGTGGATTTTGAAGCCGGTGTAAAAATTACAGGTAGCGGTTTTCCGTTATATAAAGGAAAAGGAGCAAAACTGCAGCGGGCATTAGTTCAATACTTTCTTGATTTTAATACAGCTGCTGGTTATACAGAATACTTGCCACCATTAATGGTAAATGAAGCAACCGCCTATGGTACGGGTCAATTACCAGATAAAGAAGGACAGATGTATTATATGCCGGCTGATAATTTTTATATGATACCAACTTCTGAAGTGCCGGTTACTAATATTTATCGTGATGAAATTGTGAAGGAAAACGATCTGCCGATTAAGATGACGGCATTTTCTCCATGCTTCCGTCGTGAAGCCGGAAGTTTTGGCGCTGATGTAAGAGGTCTTAACCGTGTTCACCAATTTGATAAAGTAGAGATCGTTCAGCTTGTTCACCCGGATAAAAGTTATGATATACATACAGAGATGGTGAACCATGTAGAAAAATTATTACAATCACTGGAACTTCCTTATCGCATTCTTGCTCTCTGCGGAGGGGATATGAGTTTTGCTTCTGCACTCACTTACGATTTTGAAGTTTACAGTTCAGCACAACAGAAATGGCTGGAAGTAAGTTCCGTTTCTAATTTTGAAACTTTCCAAAGCAACCGAATGAAGATCCGTTTCAAAGATGCGAGTAATAAAATGCAACTGGTGCATACTTTGAATGGAAGTTCTTTGGCATTGCCTCGTATTGTTGCTGCTTTACTTGAGAATAATCAAACTGCAGAAGGAATCAAACTACCTGAAGTATTACATAAATATTTCGGCGGTTCAACTATTTCATAA
- a CDS encoding c-type cytochrome encodes MHSKSEVISLFYFLAMKKLFALSFILITCLSFRFFIKQNDEPVPVPPSPQRTGGDSAKGYHYLINGDYIRAGVPENIFRMGMGKPTVYLKRDSVNEGIPHDYTAVKAFNGEIVIAPNCLQCHAQVFEGQLYIGLGNTFIDFSDQEVLNVKNLEKAEKLLKTLYPKKYKASENFFEVGKTIGPFLYTETRGVNTADRLASVLAAHRDPVTFKWNSKPQIEIPEQVIPSDVPAWWLLKKKNGMFYNAFGRGDFGRFLMASNLLTVNDTTESAEVDKHMPDVLAYINSLQPPEYPKQVDIKLAEAGRIIFNNNCSHCHGSYGENGQYPNLLIPQSIIQTDSLLQAANYSNPQFVDWFNKSWFSTGDHPAQLVPFKGYIAPPLDGIWITAPYFHNGSVPTLETVLNSSIRPMYWSRDFNKPQYDYENPGWKFSVHEQAVNKSVYNTTLPGYGNLGHYFGDKLSNEERKAVIEYLKTL; translated from the coding sequence ATGCACTCCAAATCTGAAGTAATTTCATTGTTCTATTTCTTGGCCATGAAAAAACTATTTGCTTTAAGTTTTATTCTTATCACTTGTTTATCATTTAGGTTTTTTATAAAACAAAATGATGAACCCGTCCCTGTGCCACCCAGTCCTCAACGAACTGGTGGTGATTCGGCAAAAGGATATCATTATCTTATCAATGGTGATTATATAAGAGCAGGTGTGCCTGAAAACATTTTCCGCATGGGTATGGGTAAACCGACTGTTTACCTGAAAAGGGATTCAGTGAATGAAGGCATTCCGCATGATTATACAGCAGTAAAAGCATTTAATGGTGAAATTGTAATTGCACCCAATTGCCTGCAGTGTCATGCGCAGGTTTTTGAAGGGCAATTGTACATTGGGCTCGGTAATACATTTATTGATTTTAGCGACCAGGAAGTGCTTAATGTAAAGAATCTTGAAAAAGCGGAGAAGCTGCTGAAAACATTATACCCGAAAAAGTACAAAGCTTCTGAAAATTTTTTTGAAGTAGGGAAAACGATTGGCCCATTTCTTTATACAGAAACGAGAGGTGTAAACACAGCTGATCGCCTTGCTTCGGTACTTGCGGCACATAGAGATCCTGTTACATTTAAATGGAATTCAAAACCTCAGATAGAGATTCCTGAACAGGTTATTCCATCAGATGTGCCGGCATGGTGGTTGTTGAAAAAAAAGAATGGTATGTTTTACAATGCTTTTGGCCGGGGCGATTTCGGACGATTTTTAATGGCATCTAACCTGCTTACAGTGAATGATACAACTGAATCAGCGGAAGTGGATAAACATATGCCGGATGTATTAGCATATATCAATTCATTACAACCCCCCGAATATCCAAAACAGGTTGATATAAAATTGGCAGAAGCAGGGAGAATAATTTTCAATAATAATTGTTCGCATTGTCATGGGAGTTATGGAGAAAACGGGCAGTATCCCAATCTGCTGATTCCCCAATCAATTATTCAAACTGATTCATTATTACAGGCTGCCAACTATTCCAATCCTCAATTTGTAGATTGGTTTAATAAAAGTTGGTTCAGTACCGGTGATCACCCCGCACAATTGGTACCCTTCAAAGGATATATCGCTCCGCCATTGGATGGCATATGGATAACGGCTCCGTACTTTCATAACGGCTCTGTTCCTACATTGGAAACGGTACTTAATAGTTCAATAAGGCCTATGTACTGGTCAAGGGATTTTAATAAACCGCAATATGATTATGAAAACCCGGGATGGAAATTTTCTGTACACGAACAGGCAGTGAACAAATCAGTTTATAATACCACACTACCGGGCTATGGAAATCTCGGACACTATTTTGGTGATAAGCTTAGTAATGAGGAACGAAAAGCGGTGATAGAATACCTGAAGACATTGTAA